A genome region from Lucilia cuprina isolate Lc7/37 chromosome 3, ASM2204524v1, whole genome shotgun sequence includes the following:
- the LOC111686164 gene encoding acid phosphatase type 7 isoform X3, with translation MRLILLFCVLVFYLNDVAVLARNAKNTNEVKNFIGNLDIVHYQPEQVHLSFGENLNDYVVTWSTRDATNQSLVVFGENFNNHQTLQKASGTSRRFVDGGAKKSSQFIHTVILKNLKWKTRYEYACGSDFGWSAKYSFVTPPQGNDWSPSLAIYGDMGNENAQSLARLQQDTQQGMYDAIIHVGDFAYDMDTDDAEVGDAFMRQIETIAAYVPYMTCPGNHEEKYNFSNYKTRFNMPGGHDSLWYSFNMGPIHFVSFSTEVYYFLHYGYKLLTKQFEWLENDLKEANKPENRAVRPWIITYGHRPMYCSDDKEYDCNSKLETYIRQGLPIVKMFGLEDLFYKYRVDVEIFAHEHFYTRLWPIYDFKVYNGSVEAPYTNAKAPIQIITGSAGCNENREPFSKVLPEWNAYHSNDYGYTRLKAHNRTHLYFEQVSDDKNGDIIDKFWIIKDK, from the exons ATGCgtttgattttattgttttgtgttttagttttttatctaaATGATGTTGCAGTTCTTGCTAGAAACGCAAAAAATACTAatgaagttaaaaattttattggaaatttggaTATAGTTCATTATCAACCCGAACAAGTGCATTTGTCATTTGGTG aaaatctcAATGATTATGTAGTTACCTGGTCCACGCGTGATGCCACCAATCAATCCTTAGTTGTCTTtggagaaaatttcaataatcaTCAAACTTTACAGAAAGCCTCAGGTACTTCGCGACGTTTTGTCGATGGCGGTGCTAAAAAGTCATCACAATTTATACACACAGTTATACTAAAGAATCTAAAATGGAAAACACGTTACGAATATGCTTGTGGCAGTGATTTTGGTTGGTCGGCTAAGTACTCTTTTGTAACACCACCACAGGGCAATGATTGGTCACCAAGTTTAGCTATCTATGGTGATATGGGTAATGAAAATGCGCAATCGTTGGCACGTCTTCAACAGGATACACAACAGGGAATGTATGATGCTATTATACATGTGGGCGATTTTGCCTATGACATGGACACCGATGATGCTGAAGTGGGCGATGCTTTTATGCGTCAAATTGAAACTATAGCTGCCTATGTGCCGTACATGACTTGTCCGGGAAATCATGAGGAAAAATA caATTTCTCCAACTATAAGACACGTTTTAATATGCCGGGTGGACATGATAGCTTATGGTATAGCTTTAATATGGGTCCCATACACTTTGTATCCTTTTCCACCGAAGTCTATTATTTCCTCCACTATGGCTATAAGTTGTTAACCAAACAATTTGAATGGCTAGAGAACGATTTGAAAGAAGCCAATAAACCAGAAAATCGTGCTGTGAGACCTTGGATAATTACCTATGGCCATCGTCCCATGTACTGTAGTGATGATAAGGAATATGATTGTAATAGTAAATTGGAAACTTATATACGTCAGGGTTTACCCATTGTCAAAATGTTTGGTTTAgaagatttattttataaatatcgtGTGGATGTGGAAATATTTGCTCATGAACATTTCTATACAAGACTCTGGCCAATATATGATTTTAAGGTGTACAATGGTTCTGTGGAAGCTCCCTATACTAATGCCAAGGCTCCCATACAAATTATAACGGGTTCAGCGGGTTGTAATGAAAATCgtgaaccattttcaaaagttttaccCGAATGGAATGCCTATCATAGTAAT gaTTATGGTTATACCCGTTTGAAAGCTCACAATCGTACCCATTTGTATTTCGAACAAGTTTCCGATGACAAAAATGGCGATATTATTGACAAGTTTTGGattattaaagataaataa
- the LOC111686164 gene encoding acid phosphatase type 7 isoform X1, with protein MRLILLFCVLVFYLNDVAVLARNAKNTNEVKNFIGNLDIVHYQPEQVHLSFGETVRDIIVTWSTRDNTKQSICKYGIDSLTNVQENKKGPTKFIDGGKAKNTQYIHRVTLANLTENTRYLYHCGSDLGWSALYWFHTVEANHNWSPSLAIYGDMGNENAQSLPRLQEDTQLGMYDAILHVGDFAYDMHSQDAVVGDEFMRQIETIAAYVPYMVVPGNHEVAYNFSNYKARFSMPGGTENLFYSFNLGPIHFIVISTEVYYYLQLGLKPLVLQYKWLEDDLKKANLPENRAKQPWIITLGHRPMYCSNDNGDDCSHHNTVVRQGLPILGGFGLEELFYKYGVDVEIWAHEHCYERLWPLYNYTVYNGSLSEPYRNPKAPVHIISGSAGNKEGREPFFKEIPKWSAFHSQDFGYTRLKAYNFSHLYFEQVSDDKNGDIIDQFWIIKDKHGSY; from the exons ATGCgtttgattttattgttttgtgttttagttttttatctaaATGATGTTGCAGTTCTTGCTAGAAACGCAAAAAATACTAatgaagttaaaaattttattggaaatttggaTATAGTTCATTATCAACCCGAACAAGTGCATTTGTCATTTGGTG aaactgTGCGTGATATAATTGTGACATGGTCGACACGTGATAATACAAAACAATCCATATGTAAATATGGCATAGATTCCCTAACAAATgtgcaagaaaataaaaaaggaccTACAAAATTTATAGATGGTGGTAAAGCTAAGAACACGCAATATATACATCGG gttaCCTTAGCAAATCTAACGGAGAATACACGTTATTTATATCATTGTGGCAGTGATTTAGGTTGGTCTGCTCTCTATTGGTTTCATACGGTAGAGGCGAATCATAATTGGTCACCTAGTCTGGCTATATATGGTGATATGGGTAATGAGAATGCTCAGTCATTGCCACGTTTACAAGAAGATACCCAATTGGGAATGTATGATGCTATTTTACATGTTGGAGATTTTGCCTATGATATGCATAGTCAAGATGCAGTAGTGGGTGATGAGTTTATGCGTCAAATTGAAACTATAGCTGCATATGTACCCTATATGGTAGTACCCGGTAATCATGAAGTGGCTTA CAATTTTTCCAATTATAAAGCCCGTTTTAGTATGCCCGGTGGTACAGAGaatctattttatagtttcAATTTGGGTCCTATACATTTCATAGTCATTTCGACTGAAGtctattattatttacaattgGGTTTAAAACCTTTAGTTTTGCAATACAAATGGCTAGAAGATGATCTTAAGAAAGCTAATCTTCCGGAAAATCGTGCTAAACAACCTTGGATTATTACACTAGGACATCGTCCTATGTACTGTAGCAATGATAATGGTGATGATTGTTCTCATCATAATACTGTTGTTCGACAAGGTCTGCCTATATTGGGTGGTTTTGGTTTAGAAGAATTGTTCTATAAATATGGTGTGGATGTGGAAATTTGGGCTCATGAACATTGTTATGAACGCTTGTGGCCTCTTTATAATTATACTGTTTATAATGGTTCTCTTAGCGAGCCTTATCGCAATCCTAAAGCTCCTGTACACATAATATCTGGTTCGGCTGGTAATAAAGAGGGTCGCGAAcctttctttaaagaaataccCAAATGGAGTGCTTTTCATAGTCAG gATTTTGGTTACACCCGTCTAAAGGCTTATAATTTTAGCCACTTGTATTTCGAACAAGTTTCAGATGATAAAAATGGTGATATTATCGATCAATTTTGGATTATAAAAGATAAACATGGAAGCTATTAG
- the LOC111686164 gene encoding acid phosphatase type 7 isoform X2, translating into MRLILLFCVLVFYLNDVAVLARNAKNTNEVKNFIGNLDIVHYQPEQVHLSFGEQPHDIVVTWSTRSDTVESLVEYGETNNFTQLSVGTSQKFVDGGVKGKTQYIHRVSLRNLKPATKYIYHCGSNLGWSAKFEFRTVPKGDEWSPRLAIYGDMGNENAQSLARLQKDTQMGMYDAIIHVGDFAYDMNTDNARVGDEFMRQIESVAAYLPYMVVPGNHEEKYNFSNYRARFSMPGGSENLFYSFNLGPVHFIGISTEMYYFLNYGLKTLVFQYTWLEKDLMEATKPSNRAIRPWIIVYGHRPMYCSNENDNDCTHSQTLTRVGWPFVHMFGLEELFYRYGVDVEIWAHEHSYERLWPIYDYKVLNGSYKEPYRNPKAPVHIVTGSAGCKEGREPFLANIPEWSAFHSQDYGYTRLKAYNRSHLYFEQVSDDKNGAIIDSFWIIKDQHGSYN; encoded by the exons ATGCgtttgattttattgttttgtgttttagttttttatctaaATGATGTTGCAGTTCTTGCTAGAAACGCAAAAAATACTAatgaagttaaaaattttattggaaatttggaTATAGTTCATTATCAACCCGAACAAGTGCATTTGTCATTTGGTG AACAACCTCATGATATTGTTGTCACCTGGTCAACACGCAGTGACACCGTTGAATCACTAGTAGAATATGGGGAAACGAATAATTTTACCCAGCTAAGCGTAGGCACAAGTCAGAAGTTTGTCGATGGTGGTGTTAAAGGCAAGACACAATATATACATAGG GTTAGCTTGAGAAATTTAAAACCAGCTACCAAGTACATTTATCATTGTGGTAGTAATTTGGGTTGGTCGGCAAAATTTGAATTTCGTACTGTGCCAAAGGGTGATGAATGGTCACCCAGGCTGGCCATTTATGGTGATATGGGCAATGAAAATGCCCAATCATTGGCACGTTTACAAAAGGATACCCAAATGGGAATGTATGATGCCATTATACATGTCGGAGATTTTGCTTATGACATGAATACCGATAATGCAAGGGTGGGCGATGAATTTATGCGTCAAATAGAAAGTGTAGCGGCTTATTTGCCCTATATGGTTGTACCGGGTAATCATGAGGAGAAATA TAACTTTTCAAATTATAGAGCTCGCTTTAGTATGCCTGGCGGTAGTGAGAATCTTTTTTATAGTTTCAATTTGGGTCCTGTACATTTTATAGGCATTTCAACGgaaatgtattattttcttaattatggCCTAAAAACCTTAGTGTTTCAGTATACATGGCTAGAAAAGGATTTAATGGAAGCTACAAAACCCTCTAATCGTGCTATACGCCCCTGGATTATTGTCTATGGACATCGTCCTATGTATTGTAGCAATGAAAATGATAATGATTGTACACACTCGCAAACTTTGACAAGAGTTGGTTGGCCTTTTGTGCATATGTTTGGTTTGGAGGAATTATTCTATAGATATGGGGTTGATGTTGAGATATGGGCTCATGAACACTCCTATGAACGTCTATGGCCTATATATGATTATAAAGTATTAAATGGTTCCTATAAGGAACCCTATCGTAATCCCAAGGCACCAGTTCATATAGTAACCGGTTCGGCCGGCTGTAAAGAAGGCAGAGAACCTTTTCTAGCTAACATACCCGAATGGAGTGCTTTTCATAGTCAA GATTATGGTTATACACGTCTTAAGGCTTATAATCGCTCTCATTTATATTTCGAACAAGTTTCTGATGATAAAAATGGCGCTATTATTGATTCATTTTGGATTATAAAGGATCAACATGGATCTTATAAttag
- the LOC111686165 gene encoding ribosomal RNA small subunit methyltransferase NEP1, whose protein sequence is MGGKGKLINKKRKFQGHKEDDPEFDLTKKHLKTSHLRAMEKRLIIVLDGAQLETVKVGNTFELLNCDDHANIMRKNNRDPGSCRPDITHQCLLMLFDSPLNRAGLLQVYIRTERNVLIEINPQTRIPRTFKRFAGLMVQLLHKFSIRANDTSTKLMKVIKNPITDHLPVGCKKYAMSFSGKLLTNIKDLVPKKINEDDEEEPIVLVVGAFAHGVLKSDYTEALFSISNYPLSGAIACSKLCSAFEEVWGIV, encoded by the exons ATGGGCGGTAAAggcaaattaattaataaaaaacgtaaatttcAAGGTCATAAGGAAGATGATCCAGAATTTGATTTGacgaaaaaacatttaaagacCAGTCACCTAAGGGCCATGGAAAAAAGACTGATTATTGTATTGGATGGAGCACAATTGGAAACAGTTAAA GTAGGCAATACTTTTGAATTACTTAATTGTGATGATCATGCCAATATAATGCGTAAAAATAATCGTGATCCCGGTTCCTGCCGTCCCGATATAACACATCAGTGTTTGCTCATGCTATTCGATTCACCCCTTAATCGGGCGGGTCTTTTACAAGTTTACATACGTACCGAACGTAATGTTCTAATCGAAATTAATCCACAGACCAGAATACCCAGAACTTTTAAACGTTTTGCCGGCTTAATGGTACAATTGTTGCATAAATTTTCCATACGGGCCAATGACACCTCTACCAAACTAATGAAAGTTATTAAGAATCCCATTACCGATCATCTGCCGGTGGGTTGTAAAAAGTATGCCATGTCATTTTCcggtaaattattaacaaacattAAAGATTTGGTGCCGAAAAAGATCAACGAGGACGATGAAGAGGAACCCATTGTATTGGTTGTGGGTGCTTTTGCTCATGGTGTTCTGAAAAGTGACTATACGGAGGCATTATTTTCGATAAGTAATTATCCTTTATCTGGAGCTATAGCCTGTTCGAAATTATGCAGTGCCTTTGAAGAAGTATGGGGTATAGTTTGA
- the LOC111686166 gene encoding 28 kDa heat- and acid-stable phosphoprotein — protein MPRGKYVNHKGRSRHFTSPEELQQESEEESTSSEESSGEEEEERPSGSSNRARGAKPKSIAAPAGKMPTSSEESDEDSEDDRGANKGVAGLIEIENPNRAVKKATQKITKLSLNPDEPPPKPELSRRDREQIEKQKARQRYEKLHAEGKTAQAKADLARLALIRQQRADAAAKREAELKKKAADDKKAAAKA, from the coding sequence ATGCCACGTGGTAAATATGTAAATCATAAAGGACGCAGCCGCCACTTTACCTCACCCGAAGAATTGCAACAGGAAAGTGAAGAGGAGAGCACCAGCAGTGAAGAGTCATCGGGCGAGGAGGAGGAGGAAAGACCTAGTGGCAGCAGCAATAGAGCACGCGGTGCCAAACCAAAATCTATTGCTGCTCCTGCTGGTAAAATGCCCACAAGCAGTGAAGAATCCGATGAAGATTCTGAAGATGATCGTGGTGCTAATAAAGGTGTCGCTGGCCTAATTGAGATAGAAAATCCCAATCGTGCTGTCAAAAAGGCCACACAAAAAATCACCAAACTTAGCTTAAACCCTGATGAGCCACCACCCAAGCCCGAATTGTCCCGTAGAGATCGTGAACAAATCGAAAAGCAAAAGGCCCGCCAGCGTTATGAGAAATTACATGCTGAAGGCAAAACGGCTCAAGCTAAAGCAGATTTGGCACGTCTAGCATTAATAAGACAACAACGTGCTGATGCCGCTGCCAAACGGGAAGcagaattaaaaaagaaagcAGCCGATGACAAGAAAGCCGCAGCAAAAGCATAG